A single window of Paenibacillus sp. DNA harbors:
- a CDS encoding carbohydrate ABC transporter permease: protein MMFLKTRGVPSIQFVFFTLLGLATLFPFFCLFLASFKPASELLRYGLNLKLQADVLTLDNYVYLMTGGTSYLRWYGSSIFITVVHTALCLFLSSVVGYALAVYSFRGRNVTFLLVLFVLMLPVEIMILPLYKLLIGFQMIDSYRGVILPFVVSPFAIFFFRQYASGLPKDYLDSGRVDGCSEFGLFLRIMVPLMAPAFGAMAILQALNSWNNFLWPLIVLRTDAKFTLPIGLFSMMTPYGNNYQVLLAGSVLSVVPVLVLFFFFQRYFISGLTLGGVKG from the coding sequence ATGATGTTTCTAAAGACTCGGGGCGTACCTTCGATCCAATTCGTGTTCTTTACGCTGCTCGGCTTGGCGACATTGTTCCCGTTCTTCTGCTTGTTTCTGGCTTCGTTCAAGCCGGCGAGCGAATTGCTCCGATACGGGCTCAATCTTAAGCTTCAGGCCGACGTGCTGACGCTCGACAATTATGTGTATCTTATGACCGGCGGAACGAGCTACTTGAGGTGGTACGGCAGCAGCATTTTCATTACCGTCGTGCATACCGCGCTTTGCTTGTTTCTCTCCTCCGTCGTCGGTTACGCCTTGGCGGTGTATTCATTCCGGGGACGCAATGTGACGTTTTTGCTCGTCTTGTTCGTGTTGATGCTGCCGGTCGAAATTATGATTTTGCCGTTGTATAAGCTCTTGATCGGTTTTCAGATGATCGATTCGTACAGAGGCGTCATTTTGCCGTTCGTCGTATCGCCGTTCGCGATCTTTTTCTTCCGCCAGTATGCAAGCGGTTTACCCAAAGATTACCTAGACTCGGGGCGGGTCGACGGCTGCTCGGAATTCGGGCTGTTTCTTCGCATTATGGTACCGCTCATGGCGCCGGCGTTCGGGGCGATGGCGATTTTGCAAGCGCTGAACAGCTGGAACAACTTTCTTTGGCCGCTGATCGTGCTGCGGACGGACGCGAAGTTTACTCTGCCGATCGGGTTGTTCAGCATGATGACGCCGTACGGCAACAACTATCAGGTGCTGCTGGCCGGTTCGGTGCTGTCGGTCGTTCCTGTACTTGTTTTGTTTTTCTTCTTCCAACGCTACTTTATCTCCGGGTTGACGCTTGGAGGGGTGAAAGGATAA